A region of the Burkholderia savannae genome:
GGGATTACAGGTAGGGTGCGAGCCAGCCGAGGCCCTCGGACGTGCCGGCCCTCGGCCGATACTCGCAGCCGATCCAGCCGTCGTAGCCGAGCGCGTCGATCAGCTCGAACAGATACGGATAGTGGATTTCGCCGACGTCGGGCTCGTGCCGCTCGGGCACGCCGGCGATCTGGATGTGGCCGATGCCCGCGATGTCGCGCGTCAACTTCGTCGCCAGATCGCCTTCGACGATCTGGCAGTGATAGCAGTCGAACTGCACCTTCAGGTTCGGCGCGCCGACTTCGCGGCAGATCGCCTGCGCGTCGTCCTGGCGGTTCAGGAAGAAGCCCGGCATGTCGCGCGGGTTGATCGGCTCGATGACGATCGTCGCGTTCTGCGCGCGCGCTGCTTCGGCCGCGTGCGCGAGATTGCGCAGGTACGTGTCGCGGTGCTTCGCGCGATCCTGCTCCGGTGCGATCAGGCCCGCCATCACGTGGATCTTGTCGTTGCCGATCACGCGCGCGTAGCCGAGCGCGGTGTCGATCGCGCGCTTGAACTCGTCCTCGCGGCCCGGCAGCGACGCGATGCCGCGCTCGCCCGCCGCCCAGTCGCCGGGCGGCGCGTTGAAGAGCGCCTGCACGAGGCCGTTCGCGTCGAGGCGCGATTTCAGCTCGGCGGCGGGGAAGTCGTACGGAAACAGGTACTCGACCGCCTTGAAGTCGTCGCGTGCCGCGGCGGCGAAGCGCTCGAGGAACGCGTGCTCGTTGTACATCATCGTGAGGTTGGCGGCGAAGCGTGGCATGGCGTCGGTTCCAGGTCCGGAGGTTGAAAGGCGGGCGGCACGGCGCGCATTCCGGCGTGCGCCGCGCCGCCGACGATCGATTATCGGTTGACGAGCTTCGCCGGCGTGAGCCACACGGCGATCGCGCCGATCACGAGCATCGCGGCGAGCACGTACATGCCGGCGGACGTGCTGCTCGTCGCGTCCTTCAGATAGCCGATCAGATAGGGGCTCGCGAAGCCGGCGAGGTTGCCGATCGAGTTGATGATCGCGATGCCGGCCGCGGCGCCCGTGCCCGCGAGGAACGCGGTCGGCAGCGACCAGAAGAGCGGCGCGCAGGTGAGCACGCCGCCCGCGGCGATCGACAGGAACAGGATCGACACGGTGGTGTTGTGCGAGTACGCGGCGGCCACCGAGAAGCCGGCGGTGCCCATCAGCGCGGGCACGATCAGGTGCCAGCGGCGCTCGCGGCGCTTGTCCGCGCTGTGGCCGAAGAGATTCATCGCGACGATCGCGAACGCGAACGGAATCGCGCTCAGCAGGCCGATCTGCAGCGTATCGGTGATGCCCGTCGATTTGACGAGCGTCGGCATCCAGAACGTGAGCCCGTACTGGCCGGTGACGAACGTGAAATAGATCAGCGACATCCACCACATGCGCGGATCGCGCAGCACGCTCGCGAGCGAGTGCGCGTGCTTGTCGCGCTCGTGCGGCTGCGCGTCGATCGCGTCGGTCAGCAGCTTTTTCTCGCGCTCGGTGAGCCACTTCGCGCTGCGGATGCTGTTGTCGAGATAGAGGATCGTCGCGATGCCGATCGCGATCGCGGGCACCGCCTCGATCACGAACATCCATTGCCAGCCCTGAAAGCCCGAGCCGCCGTGGAAGCGCTCCATGATCCAGCCGGACAGCGGATTGCCGAAGATGCCCGACACCGGAATCGCCGACATGAACACCGCGATGATCTTCGCGCGGCGGTGCGTCGGGAACCAGTACGTGAGGTACAGGATCACGCCCGGATAGAAGCCCGCTTCCGCGAGGCCGAGCAGGAAGCGCAGCACGTAGAACTGCGTCGGCGTCTTCACGAACGCGAAGAGCGCGGACAGCAGGCCCCAGGTGATCATGATCCGCGCGATCCAGATGCGCGCGCCGATCCGGTGCATCAGCATGTTGCTCGGCAGCTCGAACAGGAAATAGCCGAGAAAGAAGATGCCCGCGCCGAGGCCGAACACGGTCTCGCTGAACGCGAGATCCTGCGACATCTGCAGCTTCGCGAAGCCGACGTTCACGCGGTCCAGGTACGCGACCACGTAGCAGAGCATCAGGAACGGCACGATGCGCCAGAACACTTTCTTGTAGGTCAGATCGAGCTCGGCCTGTCCGGCCGCCTCGAGCGGCCGGGCCGCGGCTGCTTGGCTGGGAATCATTTCCGCTGTCTCCATGAGTTGTCGACGCCGGCCGCGTGCGCGGCCGGTGCGTTTTGTCGTGTGCTGGTGGATGGGCCCGCGCACACGGCGGGCTGAACTGCGTTACCAGCGCGCGCCGAACGCATCGCGCAGTTCGGCGAGCGCGGCGTCGTCGAGCGGCTCGGGTTTCGGATGCGTCATCAGCCACAGGCGCGCGGTTTCCTCGAGCTCCTCGAGCGCGTACGACGCGTGCGCGACCGACGGCCCCCAGACGACCGGGCCGAGCCGCTCGAGCAGCACGCCGCGCACGCGATCGGCGAGCGCCGCGACTTCGGCGGCCACCGCGGGGTCGCCCGGCCGGCGATAACGAATGAGCGGAACGTGGCCGACCTTCATCACGTAGTACGGCGTGATCGGCGGCAGCACGTCGGCCTCGCTCCAGACGCCCGCGAGCGTGAGCGCGACGAGGTGCGTCGAATGCGTGTGGACGATGCCGCGCGCTTGCGCGTTGCGCGCGTAGATGCCGCGATGCAGCGCGAGCGTCTTCGACGGCTTGCCGCCCGACACCGCGTGGCCCGCGAGATCGACCTTCGCGATGCCGGCGGGGTCGAGCCGGCCGAGGCACGCGTCGGTCGGCGTGATCAGCCAGCCGTCGTCGAGCTTCGCGCTGATGTTGCCCGCGCTGCCGACCGCATGGCCGCGCGCGTAGAGGCTCGCGCCGATCTCGCAGATCTCGTCGCGCAGCTTCGCTTCGGCGGTGCTCATGCCGCGCCCTCCAGCGCGCGCAGCGCCTTGTCGAAGAAATCGGTCGCGCCGAAGTTGCCGGATTTGAGCGCGAGGCCGAGCGGCTCGGCGTCGAGCGTCGCGCGGGGGCCTGCTCCGGTCGTCCCGCGGGGGCCTGCTCCGGTCGTCGCGGTGGCGGGCACGCCGGGATCGATCTGCGCGCCGATCTGCAGCGCCTTCACGTCGAGCGCCTGCACGACCGCGCCGGACGTTTCGCCGCCCGCGACGACGAACTTGCGCACGCCCATCTCGCGCAGCCCGCGCGCGATCGCGGCGAGCGTCGCCTCGACGAGATGGCCGGCCGCCTCGACGCCGAGCGCCTGTTGCACCCGTTTCACTTCGTCGGGCGAGGCGCTCGCGTAGATCAGCACGGGCTGCGGCAGATGCGCGCGCGCGAACGCGAGCGCCTGCTCGACGACGGGCTCGCCGCGCGCGGCCGCGAGCGGATCGATCCGGAATGCCGGACGCTCGGCGCGCCACGCGGCGACTTGCGCGTTGGTCGCCTTCGACGCGCTGCCGGCGAGCACCGCCGATGCGCCGTCGATCCTCGGCAGCGCGGCCGCGTCGCGGCGCTCGGGCAAGAGCCCGCCGAGCCGGAAGTTCGCGGGCAGGCCGAGCGCGACGCCCGAGCCGCCCGTGACGAGGGGCAGGTCCGCGCACGCTTCGCCGAGCACGTGCAGATCGCGGTCGGTCAGCGCGTCTGCGATCGCAATCCGCACGCCGTCGCGGCGCAGCGCGTCGATCGTCTCGCGCACGGCGCACGCGCCGAGCGCGATCGCGTCACGGCGGATCAGGCCGACCTTCGATGCCGTCTGCCGCTGCAGCACGCGCACGAGGTTCGCGTCCGTCATCGGCGTGAGCGGATGGTTTTCCATCCCGGATTCATTGAGCAGCGCATCGCCGACGAACAGATGGCCGCGATAGACCGTGCGGCCGTTCTCCGGAAACGCGGGGCACGCGATCGTGAACGCGCGCTCGCCGCCGAGCGCGTCGAGCAGCGCATCGGCGACGGGGCCGATGTTGCCCGCGTCGGTCGAATCGAACGTCGAGCAGTATTTGAAGAAGAACTGGCGGCAGCCCTGCGCGCGCAGCCAGTCGAGCGCGGCGAGCGATTGCGCGACCGCGTCGGCGGCGCAGAGCGTGCGCGATTTCAGCGCGACGACGATCGCATCGGCTTGCACGGGCGCGCCGTCGGCCGGCACGCCGATCGTCTGCACGGTGCGCATGCCGCTCTTGACGAGCATGTTCGCGAGATCGGTCGCGCCGGTGAAATCGTCGGCGATGCAGCCGAGCGGGGGGCGAGAGGCGTGATCGGTGTTCATGGCGACGGGAGGCTCCGGAGAATCAGCCGCGCGCCGGCAGCGTGATGCCGGGGAACGTCTTGATGACGGCCGAGTCGTCCTCGCCGCCGTGGCCCGCGCTCGACGCGCTCAGGAACATCTGGTGCGCGGCGGCCGACAGCGGCAGCGGGAATTTGGCGCGGCGCGCGGTGTCGAGCACGAGGCCGAGATCCTTCACGAAGATGTCGACGGCCGACAGCGGCGTGAAGTCGCCGTTCAGGATGTGCGGCACGCGGTTCTCGAACATCCACGAATTGCCGGCGCTGTGCGTGATCACGTCGTAGAGCGCGTCGGGATCGACGCCTTCGCGCAGGCCGAGCGCCATCGCCTCGGCCGCCGCCGCGATGTGCACGCCCGCGAGCAGCTGATTGATGATCTTCACCTTCGAGCCCGCGCCGTGCGCGCCGCCGAGCCGGTAGACCTTGCCCGCGATCGCGGCGAGCACGTCGTCGCACGTTTCGTACGCGGCGGCGGGGCCCGACGTCATCATCGTCATTTCGCCCGCCGCCGCGCGCGCGGCGCCGCCCGATACGGGCGCATCGAGCATCAGCACGCCCGCCGCCGCGAGCCGCGCGCCGAGCTCGGCCGCGAACTCAGGCGCGACCGTCGCGCTCGAGATCACGACGCCGCCGGGCTGCATCGCGGCCGCCGCGCCGTGCTCGCCGAACAGCACGGCGTCGGTTTGCTCCGCGTTGACGACGAGCGTGATCACGACGTCGCACCGCGCGCCGAGCTCGGCGGGCGTCGCGCAGCGCAAGCCGCCTTCGGCGGCGAACGCGGCGAGCACGTTCTCGCGCACGTCGCACGCATGCACCCGAAAGCCCGCGCGCAACAGCGAGCGCGCGACACCCAGGCCCATCGCGCCCAGTCCGATGACTCCAACATTCCGTGACATGGTCAAACTTCTTCCTGATTCGATTAGATTCGTTCGTGGGCGCTCCGCGCGCGCCGTGCGGCCGCTCGCGAAGCGCGGCTCAGCAAATGCAGGCTTGCTCGAGACGGCGAGCCGCGTTGTACATGTGCGCGCGGGCCGCGTTGCGGGCCGCGGACGGATCGCGCGCGCGGATCGCGTCGGCGATCGCCGCGTGCTCCTCGCGCACCTGCCGTGAGAAGTCCTCGCGGGTGGCCTCGTTGCCGCGCGTGACCTTCACGCCCGCTTCGAGGTACTGATTCAGGAAGCTCAGCGTCTTCAGGAAGTACGGATTGCCGGTGACGCTCGCGATCGTCCGGTGGAACGCGACGTCCTCCGCGACGCCGTCGCGGCCTTCGGCGACCGCATCGTCGATCTTCGCGAGCGCGGCGTCGATGTCGTCCATGTCCTCGTCGGTGCGGCAGAGCGCGGCTTCGGCGGCGACCTCGGCCTCGATCGCGCGACGCACCGCGAGCAGATGCGGCAGCGAGCTCGCCTCGACCGCCTCCGCGTAATCGATCCGCAGCGGGCGGATCGCCGCGTGCTGCGCGATGTAGACGCCGCTGCCCTGACGCGGCTCGACGACGCCCTCGTTCTTCAGACGCGAGATCGCCTCGCGAATCACCGTGCGGCTCACGCCGAATTCCTGCGCGAGCACGGCTTCGGTCGGCAGCTTGCCGGTGCCGGCGAAGCTGCCGATCTCGATCTGCTTCAGAAGCTGCTGGGCGACCGTGTCGCTCATCGCCCGGGTCGGAATTTTCTCGAACATGGCGTTCATTTTGTAAGGTGATGTGGTCATCATACAACTTTGATTTGACGTGGGCATTCGGGATAACCCTTGGGAGATGGGTTTTGGCGAAACCGCGCCGGGGCGACCAGAATAGAAGTTTTCCGCTGCCCGGAACCCGCCGCCCGCCGGCGGCGCGGCGCTTCCGGGCGCTCCACGCGAGGCCGACCGCATGACGCCGCCGATCAAGCTGGTCCTGTTCGATATGGAGGGCGTATTGTCGGACTACGACCGCGCCGCACGCACCGCGCGCCTGGCCGACCTGACGGGGCGGCCGCCCGACGCGGTGCGCCATGCGATCTGGGAGTCGGGGCTCGAAGCGCGCGCCGACGCGGGGCTCATCGGCGTCGACCGATACCTGAGCGAGCTGGCCGAGCTGCTCGGCGCGCCGGTGAGCCGCGACGACTGGCTGATCGCGCGCAAGGCGTCGATCACGCCGAACCTGGACGTCGTCGCGCTCGCCGAGCGCGTCGCGCAGCGCAGCCGGATCGCGGTGCTGACGAACAACTGCCGGCTCGTGACCGATTACATCGATTATCTGAATCCGCCCGTTGCGCGCGTGTTCGGCGCGGACGTCTATCCGTCGGCGACGTTCGGCGCGGCGAAGCCGGATGCGCAGGCTTATCTGGGATGCGTCGGATGGCTCGGCGCGACGGCGCAAGAGACGCTGTTCATCGACGATGCGGATTCGAACGTCGAGGGCGCGGTGAAGGCGGGGTTGCTGGGATGCAAGTTCGTGAGCGCCCAGGCGCTGGCGGACGAACTGGAGCGGCGGCGGTTGATCTAGGTGCGGCGCGGCCGGCGGGCGCGGTTTGGGCGAGTCGAATCGAATCGTGCTTTCGCTTGCGTTCGAGATCGCGCCCGTGCTTGGCTTGGCTTGGCTTGGCGCTCGCGCTTCATTGCGTTGCGTCGCGCGGTGCCCTGGTTGCGATTGTTTTACTCACATCAAACTTGTCCCCATTGGAGCGAGCTCAATCATGCCGAACACCCCTCCGGAATTGCTGAAAGCCGCCGATATCGAAGCGATGGACGTAGTGCGTTCGGTCCATACGCTGAACGAGAACGCGGTGCGCTTGAAGAAGCCGCTGAGCGACAAGACCGGGATCACGCAGTTCGGGTTTCTGATCATCACGATCATGCCGGGGCACGAATCGTCCGAGTACCACCGGCATCTTTACGAAGAGGAGTGCGTGTACATCCTGTCCGGGTACGGCGAGGCGACGATCGGCGAACGGACGTTTCCGGTCGGGCCGGGCGATTTTCTGGGGTTCGCGCAGCGCGGGCCGGCGCATGTGCTGAAGAACTCGGGGGATGTGCCCCTCGTATTCATCGCGGCGGGGCAGCGGTTGGAGCAGGATGTCTGTGATTATCCGCGGTTGGGGAAGCGGTTGTTTGTGGCGGGGGAGGTGGAGGGGTATGTGGAGTTGGAGGGCGACGGTGCGGTGTGAATTCGACGGAGGCTACGTACGGCAACGGCGGATTTTGGGCGCTTTGGGAATTGGCATGCCGTTGTCGCGTCGATTGATTGGCGGTTGCGATTGATTCCTTGGCATCTGGCTGTCATGGGGGGT
Encoded here:
- the otnI gene encoding 2-oxo-tetronate isomerase, which gives rise to MPRFAANLTMMYNEHAFLERFAAAARDDFKAVEYLFPYDFPAAELKSRLDANGLVQALFNAPPGDWAAGERGIASLPGREDEFKRAIDTALGYARVIGNDKIHVMAGLIAPEQDRAKHRDTYLRNLAHAAEAARAQNATIVIEPINPRDMPGFFLNRQDDAQAICREVGAPNLKVQFDCYHCQIVEGDLATKLTRDIAGIGHIQIAGVPERHEPDVGEIHYPYLFELIDALGYDGWIGCEYRPRAGTSEGLGWLAPYL
- a CDS encoding MFS transporter, whose translation is MIPSQAAAARPLEAAGQAELDLTYKKVFWRIVPFLMLCYVVAYLDRVNVGFAKLQMSQDLAFSETVFGLGAGIFFLGYFLFELPSNMLMHRIGARIWIARIMITWGLLSALFAFVKTPTQFYVLRFLLGLAEAGFYPGVILYLTYWFPTHRRAKIIAVFMSAIPVSGIFGNPLSGWIMERFHGGSGFQGWQWMFVIEAVPAIAIGIATILYLDNSIRSAKWLTEREKKLLTDAIDAQPHERDKHAHSLASVLRDPRMWWMSLIYFTFVTGQYGLTFWMPTLVKSTGITDTLQIGLLSAIPFAFAIVAMNLFGHSADKRRERRWHLIVPALMGTAGFSVAAAYSHNTTVSILFLSIAAGGVLTCAPLFWSLPTAFLAGTGAAAGIAIINSIGNLAGFASPYLIGYLKDATSSTSAGMYVLAAMLVIGAIAVWLTPAKLVNR
- the otnC gene encoding 3-oxo-tetronate 4-phosphate decarboxylase; this encodes MSTAEAKLRDEICEIGASLYARGHAVGSAGNISAKLDDGWLITPTDACLGRLDPAGIAKVDLAGHAVSGGKPSKTLALHRGIYARNAQARGIVHTHSTHLVALTLAGVWSEADVLPPITPYYVMKVGHVPLIRYRRPGDPAVAAEVAALADRVRGVLLERLGPVVWGPSVAHASYALEELEETARLWLMTHPKPEPLDDAALAELRDAFGARW
- the otnK gene encoding 3-oxo-tetronate kinase, which gives rise to MNTDHASRPPLGCIADDFTGATDLANMLVKSGMRTVQTIGVPADGAPVQADAIVVALKSRTLCAADAVAQSLAALDWLRAQGCRQFFFKYCSTFDSTDAGNIGPVADALLDALGGERAFTIACPAFPENGRTVYRGHLFVGDALLNESGMENHPLTPMTDANLVRVLQRQTASKVGLIRRDAIALGACAVRETIDALRRDGVRIAIADALTDRDLHVLGEACADLPLVTGGSGVALGLPANFRLGGLLPERRDAAALPRIDGASAVLAGSASKATNAQVAAWRAERPAFRIDPLAAARGEPVVEQALAFARAHLPQPVLIYASASPDEVKRVQQALGVEAAGHLVEATLAAIARGLREMGVRKFVVAGGETSGAVVQALDVKALQIGAQIDPGVPATATTGAGPRGTTGAGPRATLDAEPLGLALKSGNFGATDFFDKALRALEGAA
- the ltnD gene encoding L-threonate dehydrogenase codes for the protein MSRNVGVIGLGAMGLGVARSLLRAGFRVHACDVRENVLAAFAAEGGLRCATPAELGARCDVVITLVVNAEQTDAVLFGEHGAAAAMQPGGVVISSATVAPEFAAELGARLAAAGVLMLDAPVSGGAARAAAGEMTMMTSGPAAAYETCDDVLAAIAGKVYRLGGAHGAGSKVKIINQLLAGVHIAAAAEAMALGLREGVDPDALYDVITHSAGNSWMFENRVPHILNGDFTPLSAVDIFVKDLGLVLDTARRAKFPLPLSAAAHQMFLSASSAGHGGEDDSAVIKTFPGITLPARG
- a CDS encoding FadR/GntR family transcriptional regulator; this translates as MFEKIPTRAMSDTVAQQLLKQIEIGSFAGTGKLPTEAVLAQEFGVSRTVIREAISRLKNEGVVEPRQGSGVYIAQHAAIRPLRIDYAEAVEASSLPHLLAVRRAIEAEVAAEAALCRTDEDMDDIDAALAKIDDAVAEGRDGVAEDVAFHRTIASVTGNPYFLKTLSFLNQYLEAGVKVTRGNEATREDFSRQVREEHAAIADAIRARDPSAARNAARAHMYNAARRLEQACIC
- a CDS encoding HAD family hydrolase, whose product is MTPPIKLVLFDMEGVLSDYDRAARTARLADLTGRPPDAVRHAIWESGLEARADAGLIGVDRYLSELAELLGAPVSRDDWLIARKASITPNLDVVALAERVAQRSRIAVLTNNCRLVTDYIDYLNPPVARVFGADVYPSATFGAAKPDAQAYLGCVGWLGATAQETLFIDDADSNVEGAVKAGLLGCKFVSAQALADELERRRLI
- a CDS encoding cupin domain-containing protein, translated to MPNTPPELLKAADIEAMDVVRSVHTLNENAVRLKKPLSDKTGITQFGFLIITIMPGHESSEYHRHLYEEECVYILSGYGEATIGERTFPVGPGDFLGFAQRGPAHVLKNSGDVPLVFIAAGQRLEQDVCDYPRLGKRLFVAGEVEGYVELEGDGAV